ATATTAGCTACTCTGTATATCCACCGATCATACAacacaacactttacaccgatcagccataacattcaaaccacctccttgtttctacactcactgtccattttatcagctccacttagcatatagaagcactttgtagttctacaattactgactgtagtccatctgtttatctgcatgctttgttagccccctttcatgctgttctttaatggtcaggactttcccaggaccactacagagcaggtattatttgggtggtggatcattctcagcactgctgatagagtttttaaacacctcactgtccctgctggactgaaaatagtccaccaaccaaaaatatccagccaacagcacctcgtgggcagcgtcctgtgaccactgatgaaggtctagaagatgaccaactcaaacagcagcaatagattacgtctacagggtggaccaactaggtaggagtgtctaatagactggacagtgagtggacacggtatttaaaaacttaagcagcgctgctgtgtcttatccactcataccagtacaacacacactaacacaccaccaccatgtcatttcactgcagtgctgagaatgatccaccacctaaataatacctgctctgtggtggtcctgtgggggtcctgaccattgaagaacagggtgaaagcaggttaaaaagtatgtagaaaaacagatggactacagtcagtaattgtagaacttcaaagtgcttctatatggtaagttgagctgataaaattatcAGTGTATTTATCTGCTCTCTATATCCACCTATTTTATATAACACACTGCTTtcattatttgctttttatattttaactaaGCCTTATTAGTCATGAAAACAGTATCAGTGTTCTAGATATTGGGGATCAGATGTAACAATGCTACTTCTAGTTTGTGGTTACTGGTTAGTAGCATTGGGCAATATGGCAAAAGTGTAATATGACCCACTATATGTAGAAACACATGGCTTATATACTTATATCAAGTTTTTTGCTACCttgagaaacctgaacagattTAACATGCTCAGGGTGAAACAAACTGGTCAGGTGATCGCTTATCTGTACCTgcaaaaaaacaagctgaacacTTTGTAGCTTAAGTGGCATGTTCTGCTGTCCACTAAAGAACAATGTACTGTTAACTTCACTTTTGCTTAAAATTTGACTTTCAGGACATAAAGAAAGTTGTCCAGGTGCTGGAACAGACAGCGAGGGAGATCCTTACTGTTCTACAAACTGTCCATCAGCCATCCGGTTTAAAAGATAGTGAGTGTGCATTTTattgtagtattttttttttacaaagaaaACCACTGGCTGCAAACATAGTTCATTTTTCCTACTGTTCAAAATTTTTTTGGAATTCGGTTTGAATAATTCATCTCTGTTATGTGAGTATGCAACAACCTGTTCTTTTTCACCAGTTCCTAGTAAATGTCTGAGAGCCAGAGAACTGTTTAGCACAGTTCAGATCCATATTGGTGAGCTGAAGaaaaagtttcctgtggaacagTACTATAGGTTAGTGCTGAAATCATAGTGGATGTGGTGTCAAATAATGAACTTGACCTTGATTGTATTGTTTGTTGCTCAGCATTTTACAGATAagtattacattatatttgAATAGGTTTCATGAGCTCTGGAGGTTTGTTCTGCAGCGCTTTACATTTCTTGCTGCTTTCGTAGTATATTTGGAGAGTGAGTCATTGGTGAAGCGTGAGGAGGTGGCAAAAATACTTGGAGGTATGTGAGacttctgttttttatttcttatgagCCATTTTATTAAGTATATGCAATGCTGATAAACTACTTTTGTGTAGTTGAAGTTAGCAGAGTGAATGGCTTCCACCTGGACCTTGAGGATTATCTAGCAGGAATTCTTACTTTGGCCAGTGAACTGGTAAGTGTTTAATTACAATAGTGTAGGTTTTGCAACTGTAAAAGTCTGCTCATTTAGTGGGCATCTTTATAACATTCTGTTTCAGCTGTTGCCAATACATACAGCACCAGGCTTTTGTCTTCAGTGCCTGTAGAAAACCATtacgttttaataataataaaaactttgCTTTATCACATTTAAGTTATGAGAAAAAGACAACAGTTGTACAGAtgaaatgtacaaataaaaaaaggtagAATAGTGGAAGGAACTGCTATTCTCCAGTCCCTGGTTTGGGGCTAATTAATCATTTAGGGCTATTATTTTAAAACTCATGGGCATTACATGACATTTTGAATTTGGTATTAAATACAGAGCTTGGAATTGGTCAGAAATGTTTAATCTTGGTCTGACTATAAAACAGTTACCTCAAGACATCATAATCTTTAAAGTGCGAATGAGACTCAGCGTGGCACTTTTGAGAGGAGGCGTCTTTCTTGCCTTACAGGTCAACCTTGTGTAAAGCTTGTGAGACACTCTTTAAAATTAACCTTAGCCATAAAGACTCCTGTGTCTTTTATAAGTTCCATTGACCACTTGGTAACTAACTTGATCAATATACTTCTGGCTTAGTCATCAGGGACGGCCTGACCTAAACAAGGCATTGGCTGTGCCATTCAGTCCAGTTCTTAATAATGCTCTGAACCATACTGAGTGGAACAGTTGAAAGTAGTCAACATCTGGTATCTTAAGCTGTTTTACCAGcccataaaataatgtatgtgGAATACAGATAAAAGAAGAAGCTTATTGTTTACACAGTCTCTGGCATTTCACACACTTTACCTCAGGTTTTTAACAGTTCTAAATAGGCTTGAAAATCTACAACATGACTGACAGCTGCTTTGCGACTGAATGTAAAGCTTTATTAGtaaattaagtaattattaAAAGTGGTATTTAATAGTACTTTGGTAAATGTTAACTCTAGTATTTGattaaagctattaaagttatcTTTCGGCTGCTACCATATTCAGGTGGGTCACATAAGTTCTGTATTTGGTTTTGTCGCCACCTagtgacattaaataaaaaagcggTTATGAGATGCTGGACGACATTTATCGAAATTATCTCAATCATTATTGATCTCTAACATACGATTGGCTTCAGTAATCATCACTAACTTTGTATTAACCAGACCAGTCATTTTGGTTTATCACTTCAGTCACATGTACCAGGCAGAAGCCCTAATGATTTTCTACTCACTAGAGTCTTAACATTATTTACAGCaatgtgtcctttctgtgtggagtttgcatgttctccccgtgtctgcgggggtttcctcctggtgctccggtttcctcccacagttcaaaaacatgcaagtgaggtgaactggacatacaaaattgtccatgactgtgtttgacatgaaaaaacttgaactgatgaatcttgtgtgacgagttactaccgtttctgtcatgaatgtaaccaaagtctacaacatgacgttaaaatcctaataaacaaacaacaatggGTTTCACTACCTGTACAGTGTGCCTTATAGTTCAAGGTATTTACCTCACCTACCTTAAATAACTTAATTTCCCAGCATCACCCAGAGGCAGATAGGTGTTCTTTCTGAGTCTGGCTTATCACAAGGTTTGTTTCTTATGCATTTCATGAAGTTGTCCCGTCACCAGCACTTCTTTTGGCTTGttcatttttgtgtctttacCCCAATCTCTATAAAGCTGCTTTGTGACCatgtatattattaaaattattaaataaataaaacctacttacatttgaaaatacattacatttaggATTTGCAGAAATGTTTTACTACATATTACAAAAGTTTATTGATTCGGGGtttatatctttttattatttattcatttttattttaactactGAACCATTTGTACTATCAAAATGTTGTTCTGCTAAAAAccagtaaataataatttattctttTCAGTCGAGACTGGCTGTGAACAGTGTGACGGCTGGAGACTATGGACGCCCCCTTCGCATCTCAAATTTCATCAATGAACTTGATTCCGGGTTCCGGctactcaatttaaaaaatgaccCACTGCGCAAACGCTATGACGGTCTTAAATATGATGTAAAGAAGATTGAGGAGGTTGTGTATGACCTGTCAATTCGTGGCCTTGTCAAGGAGCAAGAAGCTGAGGAAAGTAAGTAAAGGTGGCAGAGAAACAACATTCCTGGCTGGGATTCTTCTTGACTGTGAGAGTGGAGACTCAGTCGGACAGTGGGCAGGAACTTGGCTGAGAAGATCAGCAGGTGGACATGTTGTAGCCCTTGAAGCATTAAAAAGTGGTGTGTATTTTAAAGCCATATCTGCCCTGGTGAAAAGCAGTTTAAGCTCCTTAAAATGGGGGATGTTCAGTTTCTATGCTGTTGAAAGAATTTATGTACAGTTTGCTTATGTACAGTTTTTCTGTATGCTTGGATTTGCTGctttacttttgttttgtattattttgtgtTAGTCATCACACTTGTAAAGCATTATACAGTCTTGACACTGGACATGATTAAAAACATGGTAAAGTGTTCAGAAATAGCTCTTGTGTAAGAattattttaagttttaagtttaatttttaaGTATATTAAACCACAAAAAAATATGAagttcctaataaataagtgatTTTTGCTTGCATAAATCTTTCCATATTATTGAACTTAGGTATTTGCAGGTAAGACAAAGTTCATAAAGTGATTTCGGGTCAATAAGATCAATACAGTGAGTTCTGCCGCCATCTGCTGGGGTAGCAACAGAATAGCATGCTGGAGATATCTGATTCTTCTGTGATAAAACTATgcacaaataaattatataatggTAAAACCtacttctttaaataaataaataaatagtaagtaAAAatgtagggtgaccatattttggttttcacttagctggggggggggggggatgttgGATTGGCAAATTAATTTAATGTACTGTAACTGGTGGCACCATGacaatgtgtataaagtagtGGTTTAAATCTctgacaaatgcatcaataaccatgCAACTAATTATGTTAGTAAacttttataacaaaaaaacaagctactttttaacaagacaactaaaATGGTGTTGATTATGGTGAGATAATCGTATTACTTTCTATTCAGCGTCAAGccctaaacaacaacaaataaaatagtttatcAGTAGTGCTATTTCAACAGAATGTGGCTCTATCACGGCGTTGCAATAGCCTCTATATTAGTATAAATGTTGTCAATTAATTATGAGCCAAAAATATTACCTTATTCTTTTGATTAATTCAGTAAATTTTGGTATTCTGGCTTTATCCAAGGTTTCAAAGATATTTGAAAGTCCCTGGAGCTACAGTAGTTGTCTTTGCACATCATACTTATTTGCAACATTTACTTCATTAGAAAATATTACAGTAAGTGCTAGTGTCAAAAGGCCATTTTTGGTCTCCATATTTGAACATTTAAATGAAAGTTTATCTTTCTACGATTGTCAGAAACAGATAGTTCTTATCATCTTGACTAATGTAAATCAGTAATAATGGATCGTCTCCACAATTACTTTAATATTTCTGGAGtgtgccataacattaaagtaatttaaattCACATTAAGTTTCTATGCAGCTTGTTTGCAGTAACAAGACTTTTCCATGTTATCATCTCCAAATGAGTCATATGCTTTTTACCACCTTGTTTGGTTGCTAGTGGGCATTCCGAATTTAAGTTTACTTTTGGTTGCCATAGATTTACTAGTAACACACAGCTAAAGTGGCAGTTGACAGGGCAGAGGGGGCTTGCACTAGTAActtatttgctttttatttctgGTTTGAAAATGCTGCCTGTGCATCTCTTGAAAATGCACTTCTTTAATTGTGTGTGTCCTGAATTTGTGGTACATTTATTCTATTCTTTACTCCCTGAAACCAAAAGTCCTGTGGAAGGTCCAGTCGCAAGATGCCAGCCTGTAAACATTATGGCCAAACCTGGTTTTAGGGTGGACAAATGCAGCCAACAAAAATCAACTCAAAAAGCATACTCTTTTaacttacattttatataattcaCAATATCTTACATAACAAaattttaattagattttttaaatacagaaaaGAACAGCTTGTATGGTCTTAAAATAACTCTGGACTAGTATGGCAGATCAAACCCCTTCTGTAATGTCATGGAAGCTGCAGTGTTTTAACAGTAAGTGCCATTGATGTAAGGTTCTtatttaaaacacacatcaaTAAATGTACATAGTTCATGTCTATCAGGACTGACACTAAAACAAGTTATCGATTGGACTAATAAATATTGCTCAAGTCAGGGTGATCTTACTCCTATAAAGCTCTGAACACAAAGCAGTAGTAAAGCTTTTAACAAATCAAATGTCCTCACACATCAGACTAAAGTGCATCAAACAAAAATGAAGACGTTCTATTAGCTTGACCAAAAGAGTAAAAGAAGGTCAATAATGTTCTAAGATTGAACTGTAGAGATGGACTTCACTGCTGAGGGTCAGTAGGCTTTCAAATAAAAGGCACAGTTTCACTTtcatattaatgatcaaatgatTAACATTTTATGGTCTTGCAAGTTTGCTAAGACTTGTTGACACACCTCATTATATAATGCTACATTATTGAGACCTCACAGTTTCATAATTGATGAAAAAGTACACATTATTCTGGATGTGAACAATAGTCAGTACTATTGAGTTCATCTTACTTTACTCATTCAGCAGGTTATGagaatttatgaattaaattcaTTAATACTGTAGCTACATTGTGCATTGTAATTATTGCTGCTTGGTTAAACAGCACAGTGGTAGTAATCTTGCTTGCTGGTCGTGGtttttcagtttgttttctgTACATTAGACAGTAAAAAGGTCCAAATGTCATGATAATTAAATGACAGTAAAAGAAGCCTGCAAAATGTCTTTCTGGTGATGAAACCAGATTTTGTAATTAATTGATTGAAGACAGTAGTGACatgaatttattcatttatctttcgTAACTGCCTTTTCTCTA
The Trichomycterus rosablanca isolate fTriRos1 chromosome 12, fTriRos1.hap1, whole genome shotgun sequence genome window above contains:
- the tsn gene encoding translin isoform X2; translation: MWQTLKPNVQDIKKVVQVLEQTAREILTVLQTVHQPSGLKDIPSKCLRARELFSTVQIHIGELKKKFPVEQYYRFHELWRFVLQRFTFLAAFVVYLESESLVKREEVAKILGVEVSRVNGFHLDLEDYLAGILTLASELSRLAVNSVTAGDYGRPLRISNFINELDSGFRLLNLKNDPLRKRYDGLKYDVKKIEEVVYDLSIRGLVKEQEAEESK
- the tsn gene encoding translin isoform X1, whose protein sequence is MSVPDMFSNIQGFLTADQDIREDIKKVVQVLEQTAREILTVLQTVHQPSGLKDIPSKCLRARELFSTVQIHIGELKKKFPVEQYYRFHELWRFVLQRFTFLAAFVVYLESESLVKREEVAKILGVEVSRVNGFHLDLEDYLAGILTLASELSRLAVNSVTAGDYGRPLRISNFINELDSGFRLLNLKNDPLRKRYDGLKYDVKKIEEVVYDLSIRGLVKEQEAEESK